The genomic stretch ACGGCCTTGGCCACGTCCGGGGTCACGGTGCCGGTCTTCGGGTTCGGCATCAGACCACGCGGGCCGAGGACACGGCCGAGGCGGCCGACCTTGCCCATGAGGTCAGGGGTGGCGACGACGGCGTCGAAGTCCAGACGGCCCTTCGACACCTCGTCGATGAGCTCGTCGGAGCCGACGATGTCGGCGCCCGCGGCCTCCGCGGCCGCAGCACGGTCACCGGTCGCGAAGACCAGGACCCGGGCAGTCTTGCCGGTGCCGTGCGGCAGGTTCACGGTGCCACGGACCATCTGGTCGGCCTTGCGCGGGTCGACACCCAGACGGAAGGCGACCTCGACGGTGCCGTCGAACTTGGTCGTGGAGGTCTCCTTGGCGAGACGGACGGCCTCGAGCGGGGCGTAGAGCTTGTCCCGGTCGATCTTGGCGTCCGCAGCGCGGAGAGACTTGCTGCGCTTGCTCACTACTGCTCCTGGGGTTTCTTTAGGAGTTGTGGTCCAGGCCGAGCAGGCCCTGCCACTACTACTGCTGGGAGGTTGGGGTTCAGCCCTCGACCGTGATGCCCATGGAACGGGCGGTGCCGGCGATGATCTTGGACGCGGCGTCCAGGTCATTGGCGTTGAGGTCGGGCATCTTCGTGGTGGCGATCTCGCGGACCTGCGCCTCGGTGATCTTGGCGACCTTGGTCTTGTGCGGCTCGCCGGAGCCCTTCTCCACGCCCGCGGCCTTGAGGATCATCTTGGCGGCCGGCGGCGTCTTGGTCACGAAGGTGAAGGAACGGTCCTCGTAGACCGTGATCTCCACCGGGATGACCCAACCGCGCTGCGACTCGGTCGCGGCGTTGTAGGCCTTGCAGAACTCCATGATGTTGACGCCGTGCTGACCCAGCGCGGGGCCGACCGGCGGAGCCGGGTTGGCGGCACCGGCCTGGATCTGGAGCTTGATGAGCCCCGTGACCTTCTTCTTCTTGGGAGGCATAGCTCTCCGGGTCCTTTCGATTCGGGTCCTGCCTCCATCCGGGGACCACCCGGACGCAGGCATACCGCACAACGATAACGGGTATGGCTGTGCGGCCAAAAACCGAGCAGGTCAGGCGATGCCTGACCTGCTCGGAAGCGTTCGTCCAGAAAGAGTCAGTTCTTCTGGATCTGGTCGAAGCTCAGCTCGACCGGGGTCTCGCGACCGAAGATCTCCACCAGACCCTTGACCTTCTTGGAGTCGGGGTTGATCTCGTTGATCGTCGCCTGGAGCGTGGCGAACGGACCGTCGGTGACGGTGACCGAGTCGCCGACCTCGAAGTCCAGCACCTGGACCTCGACCTTGCGGGCCGGAGCCGGCTTGCCCTCGGCCTCGGCGGCCTCGCGAGCGGCCTTCTCCTCGGCCTCCGGGGCGAGCATCTTGACGATCTCGTCCAGGGTCAGCGGGTACGGGTCGTAGGCGTTGCCCACGAAGCCGGTGACGCCGGGGGTGTTGCGGACGACGCCCCAGGACTCGTTGGTCAGGTCCATGCGCACCAGGACATAGCCGGGGAGCTTGTTCTGGCGGATGGTCTTGCGGTCGCCGTTCTTGATCTGGACGACCTCTTCCTGCGGCACCTCGGCCTGGAAGATGTAGTCCTCGACGTTGAGCGAGACGGCGCGCTGCTCCAGGTTGGTCTTCACGCGGTTCTCGTAACCGGCGTAGGTGTGGATGACGTACCACTCGCCGGGCAGCGTGCGCAGCTCCTCGCGCAGGGCGACGACGGGGTCGACCGGCTCGGCCGGCTCTTCCTCGGTCTCCTCGGCGACGGCCTCGTCCTCGGCTTCGGCGGCCTCGTCCTCGACGTGCACGGCCGCTTCCTCCGCGGGCTCGCCCGCCTCGGCGTCGGCAGCCTCGACCTCGTCCAGGTCCTCGTCCGCGCCCTCGACGATGTCGAGCTCATCTTCCACGGACACGCTCTCGTCCGGCTCGACGGCGTCGTTCAGGTTCTGGTCAGACACGGTGGCTGCTTCTTCCTGGTACATAGGGGTGGAACATGCGAAAAGGGGCGCCGGTAACCGCGGCGCCCTTCGCTCCTGGCTCAGCCGAAGACGTACTTGGCGGCGTGGTCGAGCCCATAGTCAATCACGGTCACCAGGCCGATCATGATGACGACAAAGACAATCACCACGGTCGTGTAAGTCGTCAGCTGACTGCGCGTCGGCCAGACGACCTTGCGAAGCTCGGCGACGATCTGCCGGTAGAAGAGGGCAAGACGCTTCAGCGGGCCCTTCTTGGCACGCTTACCGCCCTTGCGGGTCTTCTTCTTGGAATCCGGCGCCTCGTCCTGGGCATCAGGCATGTCGATGGAGCCCACGGCGTCCGTCACTCGTCCTCACCTGATTCCGGGTCGTGGCCGTGCCGCGCCCGGTCTGAGCCGCACGGCGGTGCATTGCTGTACGTACATGCGCACACATCCTGGCGAAGGTGTGTGTAGCAGGGCCGGAGGGACTTGAACCCCCAACCGCTGGTTTTGGAGACCAGTGCTCTACCAATTGAGCTACGACCCTTTGTGTGTTCCCCAACGTACCGCATCCGGACGGGTGCTCGGTGTGCACCGTATGAGTGCGGGCTGCTGAAGGCCAACGAGGTGAGAGTGTACGTGGTCTCGGGCCCCTCGTCGAACAGAAAGTGCCCGTAGGCGCCTTGGGGATGCAAGATCGCCCAGCGTGCGGGGTGGATCCGGACGGTTGTTCAGCCGTTGTTCAGTCTGTGAAACCCGCGTGCCGGGGTCGTTTCGGGTCTGGAACGATGGGCCCATGAGCGCTGCAACCCCTCCCACCGAGCGCCGGGTCTCCGCCCGAGTCGGCGCGATCTCCGAGTCCGCCACCCTCGCCGTGGACGCCAAGGCCAAGGCCCTCAAGGCCGCCGGGCGTCCGGTGATCGGCTTCGGCGCCGGTGAGCCCGACTTCCCGACGCCCGACTACATCGTCGAGGCCGCCATCGAGGCGTGCAAGAACCCCAAGTACCACCGCTACACCCCGGCCGGCGGTCTGCCCGAGCTGAAGGCCGCGATCGCCGCGAAGACGCTGCGCGACTCCGGCTATGAGCCCGACGTCTCGCAGATCCTGGTCACCAACGGCGGCAAGCAGGCCATCTACGAGGCCTTCGCCGCGATCCTCGACCCGGGCGACGAGGTCATCGTCCCGGCGCCGTACTGGACGACGTACCCGGAGTCCATCCGCCTGGCCGGCGGTGTCCCGGTCGACGTCGTCGCGGACGAGACGACCGACTACCGCGTCTCCGTGGAGCAGCTGGAGGCCGCGCGCACGGAGAAGACCAAGGTCGTCCTCTTCGTGTCGCCGTCCAACCCGACCGGCGCCGTCTACAGCGAGGCCGAGACCGAGGCGATCGGCCGCTGGGCCGTCGAGCACGGCCTGTGGGTGATGACGGACGAGATCTACGAGCACCTGGTGTACGGCGACGCCGCCGCGGTCTCCCTGCCGGGGCTGCTGCCCGAGCTGCGCGACAAGTGCGTCGTGGTCAACGGTGTCGCCAAGACCTACGCCATGACCGGCTGGCGGGTGGGCTGGGTCATCGGCCCGAAGGACGTCGTCAAGGCCGCGACCAACCTCCAGTCGCACGCGACGTCGAACGTCTCGAACGTGGCGCAGGTGGCCGCGCTCGCCGCCGTCTCCGGTGACCTGGACGCGGTCGCGAAGATGCGCGAGGCCTTCGACCGCCGCCGCAGGACGATCGTGCGGATGCTCAACGAGATCGACGGCGTGGTCTGCCCGGAGCCCGAGGGCGCCTTCTACGCGTACCCGTCGGTCAAGGGCCTGCTGGGCAAGGAGATCCGCGGCAAGCGTCCGCAGAGCAGCGTGGAGCTGGCCGAGCTGATCCTGGAGGAGGCCGAGGTCGCGGTCGTCCCGGGCGAGGCCTTCGGCACGCCGGGCTATCTGCGGCTGTCGTACGCGCTCGGTGACGAGGACCTCGTCGAGGGCGTCAGCCGGATCCAGAAGCTGCTGGCCGAGGCCAAGTAGCCCAAGCAGCCGACAGGCTCTCGCGGGGCTCCTACGAAATTTCGTAGGAGCCCCGTTCTTTGTGCGAGCAAGACCACGAACGGGGAAAGCGGTACCGGTACGGCGGTTGCGTACGGCAGGATCCTGGGATGGAGCGTGTACGTGATGTCTCTGAGCTGCCGAAGGCCCATCTGCACCTGCACTTCACCGGGTCGATGCGGCCCGGCACCGTCCTGGAACTGGCCGACAAGTACGGCGTGCGCCTGCCCGAGGTGCTCACGGAAGCCCTGACGAGCGGGGAACCGCCGCAGTTGCGGGCGACGGACGAGCGGGGCTGGTTCCGCTTCCAGCGGCTGTACGACGCGGCGCGCTCGTGCCTGCGGCAGCCCGAGGACATTCAGCGCCTGGTGCGCGAGGCGGCCGAGGAGGACCTGAACGACGGCTCGGGCTGGCTGGAGATCCAGGTGGACCCGACGTCGTACGCGCCCCGGCTCGGCGGGCTGATCCCGGCGCTGGAGATCATCCTGGACGCGGTGGAGACCACGTCGCGGGAGACGGGGCTCGGGATGCGGGTCCTGGTGGCGGCGAACCGGATGAAGCACCCGCTGGACGCCCGCACGCTGGCGCGGCTCGCGGTGCGGTACGCGGACCGGGGAGTGGTCGGCTTCGGGCTGTCC from Streptomyces davaonensis JCM 4913 encodes the following:
- the rplK gene encoding 50S ribosomal protein L11, whose amino-acid sequence is MPPKKKKVTGLIKLQIQAGAANPAPPVGPALGQHGVNIMEFCKAYNAATESQRGWVIPVEITVYEDRSFTFVTKTPPAAKMILKAAGVEKGSGEPHKTKVAKITEAQVREIATTKMPDLNANDLDAASKIIAGTARSMGITVEG
- the rplA gene encoding 50S ribosomal protein L1; its protein translation is MSKRSKSLRAADAKIDRDKLYAPLEAVRLAKETSTTKFDGTVEVAFRLGVDPRKADQMVRGTVNLPHGTGKTARVLVFATGDRAAAAEAAGADIVGSDELIDEVSKGRLDFDAVVATPDLMGKVGRLGRVLGPRGLMPNPKTGTVTPDVAKAVTEIKGGKIEFRVDKHSNLHFIIGKASFDDTKLVENYGAALEEILRLKPSAAKGRYIKKAAITTTMGPGIPVDPNRTRNLLVEEDPAAV
- a CDS encoding adenosine deaminase, with amino-acid sequence MERVRDVSELPKAHLHLHFTGSMRPGTVLELADKYGVRLPEVLTEALTSGEPPQLRATDERGWFRFQRLYDAARSCLRQPEDIQRLVREAAEEDLNDGSGWLEIQVDPTSYAPRLGGLIPALEIILDAVETTSRETGLGMRVLVAANRMKHPLDARTLARLAVRYADRGVVGFGLSNDERRGMARDFDRAFSIAREGGLLSAPHGGELTGPASVRDCLDDLDADRIGHGVRAAEDPRLLKRLADRGVTCEVCPASNVALGVYEKPGDVPLRTLFEAGVPLALGADDPLLFGSRLAAQYDIARRHHAFTDAELAELARQSVRASAAPEEVKARLLSGVDEWLTRPAA
- the secE gene encoding preprotein translocase subunit SecE is translated as MTDAVGSIDMPDAQDEAPDSKKKTRKGGKRAKKGPLKRLALFYRQIVAELRKVVWPTRSQLTTYTTVVIVFVVIMIGLVTVIDYGLDHAAKYVFG
- a CDS encoding pyridoxal phosphate-dependent aminotransferase, with protein sequence MSAATPPTERRVSARVGAISESATLAVDAKAKALKAAGRPVIGFGAGEPDFPTPDYIVEAAIEACKNPKYHRYTPAGGLPELKAAIAAKTLRDSGYEPDVSQILVTNGGKQAIYEAFAAILDPGDEVIVPAPYWTTYPESIRLAGGVPVDVVADETTDYRVSVEQLEAARTEKTKVVLFVSPSNPTGAVYSEAETEAIGRWAVEHGLWVMTDEIYEHLVYGDAAAVSLPGLLPELRDKCVVVNGVAKTYAMTGWRVGWVIGPKDVVKAATNLQSHATSNVSNVAQVAALAAVSGDLDAVAKMREAFDRRRRTIVRMLNEIDGVVCPEPEGAFYAYPSVKGLLGKEIRGKRPQSSVELAELILEEAEVAVVPGEAFGTPGYLRLSYALGDEDLVEGVSRIQKLLAEAK
- the nusG gene encoding transcription termination/antitermination protein NusG gives rise to the protein MSDQNLNDAVEPDESVSVEDELDIVEGADEDLDEVEAADAEAGEPAEEAAVHVEDEAAEAEDEAVAEETEEEPAEPVDPVVALREELRTLPGEWYVIHTYAGYENRVKTNLEQRAVSLNVEDYIFQAEVPQEEVVQIKNGDRKTIRQNKLPGYVLVRMDLTNESWGVVRNTPGVTGFVGNAYDPYPLTLDEIVKMLAPEAEEKAAREAAEAEGKPAPARKVEVQVLDFEVGDSVTVTDGPFATLQATINEINPDSKKVKGLVEIFGRETPVELSFDQIQKN